The following are encoded in a window of Amaranthus tricolor cultivar Red isolate AtriRed21 chromosome 2, ASM2621246v1, whole genome shotgun sequence genomic DNA:
- the LOC130801964 gene encoding putative disease resistance protein RGA1 yields MELSTTVLAAQTLLATLESKQLRRIISSIGATAENQYFVIKSTLSNITPLLKDAESSKYDLSHEAQTWLNKLKDIVFEASDLFDEFITLAKQNQFLKPEKGWPRFSHATNTRVGNKAFSQVFEKITKRWDALDNTLFSTTPYDHAQIKQRKIDSEFYVKAADIIGRDDDLNSIVGMLLDPNVQQDALSFLTIVGIGGIGKTTLAQLVYNDTRITNVFPLMLWTCISDRNQKEVDVKEIFGKILGQNLDNCAMESVYKQISQKLSSTRYLLVLDDVWTEDRENWLKLAAFLKGGQRRSWVVVTTRSEKTARVVGNGVMYKLQGLSEESSWKLFERIAFESDLSNSPPVDRVKIGRQIVDRCAQVPLAIREMGLLLRGLDTSEWLSFRVNSKEFISTWKLSYDHLASPLKCCFQYCALFPKGFEFEKEMLVSLWMAQGYLTIPLGGDESIEDIGEEYVSFFLDRYIFQDIKKNKLGDIVSFKMHNLMHDVAVSVADDEIYAASTFSGTGNLDRKICHLSVTGEGHSNYSFAKTRIYSYLHVGYTGLRREKANKTFFESLIANYRYLKALDLSGLMIYSLPESLGDLIHIRYLNLSDNIDLHVLPVSITNLHNLQTLYLRRCSSLIELPKDLCRLVNLRTLDISSCNKISSMPRGMDKMTCLCKLSDFIVDVKADYSSLSEYFDGFKELKPLNNLKGCLNIHVNWRKDVMKVVKEDCDWEGSYLKSKKRINTLNFDFQHELGDERVKNENVRVMMEELEPHSNLKVLEVKKYHGSRMPCWIASLSKLVELHLVNCGELEYLPCLGNLIHLKVLKLMMLAELEYIGEDNPTAYSISTPNPELLSVERSPYLPCLEILELSNLPKLKAWRPKRMGCKESCSNKKIGPCFSELKSLFLWNCPELTCIPFCPSVEELKLINFNERLRIMDNTGNFEELRDVADSSSSSAPCRQHGTTRIKKVVISNVGWLGLLPMQAFRFLEKIELWCDKKVQSLTEAEEVFRSCSSSLRIMIIHNCSNLRSVLSGGLEHLTALNELHIRNCDKLSLSEEIEEEKESEDEVGMWSRFSNHSLQILTLQGLPQLVNLPDWIQCFPDLQSIGISLCSRLRSLPNWMSKLTSLRQLSVSSCSRRLERRYEDPHGEDWPSIQHIPNVRFHNCIY; encoded by the coding sequence ATGGAACTCTCAACAACAGTATTAGCTGCTCAAACTCTTCTTGCAACCCTTGAATCAAAACAACTTAGGAGAATCATCTCATCCATTGGCGCAACTGCTGAAAATCAATATTTTGTAATCAAATCCACATTATCTAACATTACTCCTTTGCTCAAGGATGCCGAATCCAGCAAGTATGATCTCTCCCATGAAGCACAAACTTGGCTCAACAAGCTCAAAGATATCGTCTTTGAAGCAAGCGATTTGTTCGATGAGTTTATCACTCTTGCTAAGCAGAACCAATTCTTAAAACCCGAAAAAGGATGGCCTCGCTTTTCACATGCTACCAACACCCGTGTTGGTAACAAGGCATTCTCTCAGGTGTTCGAAAAAATTACCAAGAGATGGGACGCTTTAGACAATACCCTGTTTAGTACTACCCCTTATGATCATGCACAGATCAAGCAGAGAAAGATCGATAGCGAGTTTTATGTGAAGGCAGCTGATATCATTGGAAGAGATGATGACTTGAACAGCATTGTTGGCATGTTGCTTGATCCGAATGTTCAGCAGGATGCATTGTCTTTCCTTACTATTGTGGGAATCGGAGGTATAGGGAAAACAACTCTTGCCCAACTTGTGTATAACGATACAAGGATCACGAATGTGTTTCCATTGATGTTGTGGACTTGTATCTCTGATCGAAATCAGAAGGAAGTTGATGTGAAAGAGATTTTTGGCAAGATTTTGGGTCAAAATCTTGATAACTGCGCTATGGAATCGGTGTACAAACAAATTAGTCAGAAACTATCAAGCACTCGATACTTGCTTGTTTTAGATGATGTGTGGACGGAGGATCGTGAAAATTGGCTTAAGTTGGCAGCATTCTTGAAAGGAGGTCAAAGGAGAAGTTGGGTTGTGGTGACTACGCGTTCAGAAAAGACTGCAAGAGTTGTAGGAAATGGGGTAATGTACAAACTCCAAGGACTGTCAGAAGAGAGCTCTTGGAAATTGTTTGAAAGAATAGCCTTTGAATCGGATCTGTCCAATTCCCCTCCAGTTGACAGGGTTAAGATCGGGAGACAGATTGTCGATAGGTGTGCACAAGTCCCTCTTGCAATAAGAGAAATGGGACTTCTTCTGCGTGGTCTGGACACGAGTGAGTGGCTATCGTTTAGGGTGAACTCGAAAGAATTCATATCTACATGGAAACTAAGCTATGATCATCTTGCATCTCCATTAAAGTGTTGTTTTCAGTATTGTGCATTGTTTCCGAAAGGTTTTGAATTCGAGAAAGAGATGTTAGTAAGCCTTTGGATGGCACAGGGTTATCTTACTATTCCCTTAGGTGGAGATGAAAGCATTGAAGATATCGGTGAAGAATATGTTTCATTTTTCTTGGATAGATATATTTTCCAAGacatcaagaaaaataaattgggTGACATCGTGTCGTTTAAAATGCACAATCTAATGCATGATGTTGCAGTAAGTGTTGCAGATGATGAAATCTATGCAGCCAGTACCTTTAGTGGCACTGGCAACCTAGATAGAAAAATTTGCCATCTATCTGTTACCGGGGAAGGTCATAGTAATTACTCTTTTGCTAAGACCCGAATTTATTCATATCTTCATGTTGGTTATACTGGCCTTAGAAGGGAAAAGGCGAACAAGACATTCTTCGAGTCGCTAATAGCAAATTATAGGTACCTAAAGGCTTTAGATTTGAGTGGTTTGATGATCTATAGTCTTCCAGAATCATTAGGTGATTTGATTCATATAAGGTATTTAAATCTGTCAGATAATATAGATTTGCATGTACTACCTGTGTCAATTACAAATTTACACAATCTTCAAACTTTATATTTGAGGCGGTGTAGTTCATTAATAGAATTGCCAAAAGATTTGTGTAGGCTAGTGAACCTTAGGACGTTGGATATAAGCAGTTGCAACAAAATTAGTAGTATGCCGAGGGGCATGGATAAGATGACTTGCCTTTGTAAGCTAAGTGATTTCATAGTGGATGTTAAAGCCGATTATTCAAGTTTGAGTGAATATTTTGACGGGTTCAAAGAGCTAAAGCCTCTCAACAACCTCAAAGGTTGTCTTAACATACACGTCAATTGGCGTAAAGATGTTATGAAGGTTGTCAAGGAAGACTGTGACTGGGAAGGATCATATTTGAAGAGCAAGAAACGTATCAACACCTTAAATTTTGACTTCCAACACGAGTTGGGTGATGAAAGAGTTAAGAATGAGAACGTAAGAGTAATGATGGAAGAGCTAGAGCCGCATTCTAATCTTAAGGTTTTAGAGGTGAAGAAATACCATGGTTCGAGAATGCCATGTTGGATAGCTAGCCTCTCTAAACTTGTCGAACTTCATCTTGTGAATTGCGGGGAATTGGAGTATCTTCCATGTCTTGGGAACTTGATTCATCTGAAAGTCCTCAAACTTATGATGTTAGCGGAGCTAGAGTACATAGGGGAAGATAATCCGACAGCTTATTCCATCTCCACACCTAATCCCGAATTGCTAAGTGTAGAAAGATCGCCATATTTACCCTGCTTAGAAATACTTGAGCTGAGCAATCTGCCGAAATTGAAAGCATGGAGGCCAAAACGAATGGGATGCAAAGAAAGTTGCAGCAACAAGAAGATAGGACCGTGTTTCTCTGAATTGAAGTCGTTGTTCTTGTGGAATTGTCCAGAGCTAACTTGTATTCCATTCTGTCCCAGCGtggaagaattgaaattaatcaaTTTCAATGAAAGATTGCGAATCATGGATAACACTGGAAACTTTGAAGAACTAAGAGATGTTGCAGATTCCTCATCCTCATCCGCACCTTGTAGACAACATGGCACAACTCGAATTAAGAAGGTGGTGATATCAAATGTGGGTTGGCTTGGTTTACTGCCTATGCAGGCTTTCCGGTTTCtggaaaaaattgaattatggTGTGACAAAAAAGTGCAGAGTCTGACAGAGGCTGAGGAGGTGTTCCGTAGCTGTTCATCTTCTCTTAGAATCATGATCATCCATAATTGCAGCAATTTAAGAAGTGTTCTTTCAGGAGGGTTGGAGCATCTTACAGCCTTGAATGAGTTGCATATCAGAAATTGTGATAAGTTGAGTCTATCTGAAGAaatagaagaagaaaaagagagCGAGGATGAAGTTGGCATGTGGAGCCGATTCTCTAATCATTCCCTCCAAATCTTGACATTGCAAGGTCTCCCCCAGCTTGTGAATCTTCCTGACTGGATACAATGTTTCCCTGATCTCCAATCCATTGGCATTTCCTTATGCAGCCGACTGAGATCACTGCCGAATTGGATGTCCAAACTCACCTCGCTCAGACAACTCAGTGTTTCAAGCTGTTCAAGGCGGCTGGAGAGAAGATACGAAGATCCTCATGGAGAGGATTGGCCTTCCATTCAACACATCCCAAACGTCCGATTTCACAATTGTATATATTAG
- the LOC130806958 gene encoding uncharacterized protein LOC130806958 isoform X1: MAVVTPLHSSLFLPTTTTFLLPTISSADRRFSLFFKTKIKAQITPQKSNNGGAAVVWFKHDLRIDDHPGIVAASKHSVVVPVYVFDHRILSRFSSEMVELVLFAVEDLRKSLKENGSNLMIRFGKVENVLRELVKEFKATTLYAEEEIEYDMQSMIATVKDFLAADPFLDWKPEVELWWTSLYDVKNLDYLPAYFRDVKKPQQDDVTLLGIPCLPTCPVGFDWGHLPTIEDVGKFMDSHVNRDKEEWYTIKDTSAEAALRKDHMKLFKSGNPMLGESGLSQLRSNKQNANETQRKKPENSVFITSKRNIVAGGTDVVLNALAAYFRYLEGTARDDWQEVHQKLRDAEIRAGASFGTLFGFSLQLGIVSSRRVFFEAIKYEKERNAGFLSPFGYSTATVAAAINAVCSSEWYWLQSLKSLYRKEESYSKRFWRWSGHLIQYTVVGCKGPAVVLVHGFGAFLDHYRDNLSNIADGGNRVWALTLLGFGQSEKPNIIYSELMWAELLRDFIVEVVGEPVHLVGNSIGGYFISIVAGLWPLLVKSIVLMNTAGDVIPGYSSLLFSKERRISGAAWLGSRALLQYLRFSTRSLVKSCYPSRPERADNWLVMEMLRASYDPGSVEVLESIFSFNLSIPLNHLLSRLKGKVLIIQGMRDPIADSRSKLAMFREHCEGIQIKELDAGHCPHDECPEEVNTMIREWIFTTENIIIDESLNSSISSSCT; encoded by the exons ATGGCGGTTGTTACTCCACTTCACTCATCTCTCTTTCTCCCCACCACTACGACTTTCCTTCTTCCTACTATTTCTTCTGCAGATCGCcgcttttctctcttttttaaGACAAAGATAAAGGCACAAATTACTCCTCAAAAGAGCAACAATGGCGGCGCTGCTGTTGTTTGGTTCAAACACGATCTTCGAATTGACGATCATCCTGGCATTGTTGCTGCTTCTAAACACTCCGTTGTTGTTCCTGTTTACGTCTTCGATCACCGCATTTTGTCTC GTTTTTCAAGTGAAATGGTGGAACTTGTTCTTTTTGCTGTAGAAGATCTAAGGAAATCATTGAAGGAGAATGGATCCAATTTGATGATCAGATTTGGAAAAGTGGAAAATGTTTTACGTGAACTGGTGAAAGAG TTCAAAGCCACCACTTTATATGCGGAAGAAGAGATAGAATATGATATGCAATCTATGATTGCTACTGTTAAGGATTTCTTAGCTGCAGATCCTTTTCTAGATTGGAAACCAGAAGTTGAGTTGTGGTGGACTTCACTTTATGATGTTAAG AACTTAGATTACCTGCCTGCATACTTTCGAGATGTAAAGAAACCACAACAAGATGATGTTACATTGCTTGGTATCCCATGCTTACCTACTTGCCCTGTGGGTTTTGACTGGG GTCATCTCCCCACTATTGAGGATGTGGGTAAATTCATGGATTCTCATGTAAATAGAGACAAAGAAGAATGGTATACTATTAAAGACACTTCAGCAGAAGCTGCATTAAGAAAAGATCATATGAAGCTGTTTAAATCAGGCAATCCTATGCTTGGGGAATCAGGGTTATCACAACTAAGGAGCAACAAACAAAATGCCAATGAAACTCAGAGGAAGAAACCAGAAAATTCTGTTTTTATTACAAGTAAAAGAAACATTGTTGCTGGTGGAACTGATGTTGTATTGAATGCATTGGCTGCATATTTTAGATATCTAGAAGGAACTGCTCGAGATGATTGGCAAGA GGTTCACCAAAAACTACGAGATGCTGAAATTCGAGCTGGGGCTTCATTTGGAACTCTTTTTGGATTTTCTCTGCAACTTGGAATCGTATCAAGTAGGAGAGTATTTTTTGAAGCTATAAAATATGAGAAGGAAAGAAATGCTGGGTTTTTATCACCATTTGGGTATTCCACTGCAACAGTTGCAGCTGCCATAAATGCAGTATGCTCAAGTGAG TGGTATTGGCTGCAGAGTTTGAAAAGCCTATATAGGAAGGAAGAATCATACTCGAAGAGATTTTGGAGATGGAGTGGCCACCTTATTCAG TACACAGTTGTTGGTTGCAAAGGGCCAGCTGTTGTTCTTGTCCATGGATTTGGGGCTTTCCTTGACCATTATCGTGATAACTTGAGTAATATAGCTGATGGTGGGAATCGAGTTTGGGCTCTCACTCTTTTAGGCTTTGGTCAGTCTGAAAAACCAAACATTATTTACAGTGAACTCATGTGGGCTGAATTGCTGCGCGACTTCATTGTTGAGGTTGTTGGGGAGCCAGTACATCTTGTGGGGAACTCGATAGGTG GTTACTTCATTTCGATTGTCGCTGGGCTTTGGCCTTTACTGGTCAAGTCTATTGTCCTTATGAACACTGCTGGAGATGTTATTCCAGGATATTCCTCTTTGCTATTCTCCAAG GAAAGACGAATTTCTGGGGCTGCTTGGTTGGGTTCAAGAGCACTTTTGCAATACTTGAGGTTCAGTACAAGAAGCCTGGTTAAGAGCTGTTATCCATCT CGGCCAGAAAGGGCCGACAATTGGCTTGTCATGGAAATGCTGAGAGCT TCATATGATCCTGGTTCAGTGGAGGTTTTGGAGAGCATTTTTAGCTTCAATTTGTCCATTCCACTAAATCACCTTCTTAGCAGATTGAAGGGGAAGGTTTTGATTATACAG GGGATGAGAGATCCAATAGCTGATTCTCGTTCCAAGCTTGCAATGTTCAGGGAGCATTGTGAAGGGATCCAAATCAAAGAACTTGATGCCG GCCATTGCCCCCATGATGAATGTCCGGAAGAAGTCAACACTATGATCCGTGAATGGATATTCACGACTGAGAACATAATTATCGACGAGAGTTTGAATTCATCAATCAGCTCGTCATGCACATAA
- the LOC130806958 gene encoding uncharacterized protein LOC130806958 isoform X2, which produces MVELVLFAVEDLRKSLKENGSNLMIRFGKVENVLRELVKEFKATTLYAEEEIEYDMQSMIATVKDFLAADPFLDWKPEVELWWTSLYDVKNLDYLPAYFRDVKKPQQDDVTLLGIPCLPTCPVGFDWGHLPTIEDVGKFMDSHVNRDKEEWYTIKDTSAEAALRKDHMKLFKSGNPMLGESGLSQLRSNKQNANETQRKKPENSVFITSKRNIVAGGTDVVLNALAAYFRYLEGTARDDWQEVHQKLRDAEIRAGASFGTLFGFSLQLGIVSSRRVFFEAIKYEKERNAGFLSPFGYSTATVAAAINAVCSSEWYWLQSLKSLYRKEESYSKRFWRWSGHLIQYTVVGCKGPAVVLVHGFGAFLDHYRDNLSNIADGGNRVWALTLLGFGQSEKPNIIYSELMWAELLRDFIVEVVGEPVHLVGNSIGGYFISIVAGLWPLLVKSIVLMNTAGDVIPGYSSLLFSKERRISGAAWLGSRALLQYLRFSTRSLVKSCYPSRPERADNWLVMEMLRASYDPGSVEVLESIFSFNLSIPLNHLLSRLKGKVLIIQGMRDPIADSRSKLAMFREHCEGIQIKELDAGHCPHDECPEEVNTMIREWIFTTENIIIDESLNSSISSSCT; this is translated from the exons ATGGTGGAACTTGTTCTTTTTGCTGTAGAAGATCTAAGGAAATCATTGAAGGAGAATGGATCCAATTTGATGATCAGATTTGGAAAAGTGGAAAATGTTTTACGTGAACTGGTGAAAGAG TTCAAAGCCACCACTTTATATGCGGAAGAAGAGATAGAATATGATATGCAATCTATGATTGCTACTGTTAAGGATTTCTTAGCTGCAGATCCTTTTCTAGATTGGAAACCAGAAGTTGAGTTGTGGTGGACTTCACTTTATGATGTTAAG AACTTAGATTACCTGCCTGCATACTTTCGAGATGTAAAGAAACCACAACAAGATGATGTTACATTGCTTGGTATCCCATGCTTACCTACTTGCCCTGTGGGTTTTGACTGGG GTCATCTCCCCACTATTGAGGATGTGGGTAAATTCATGGATTCTCATGTAAATAGAGACAAAGAAGAATGGTATACTATTAAAGACACTTCAGCAGAAGCTGCATTAAGAAAAGATCATATGAAGCTGTTTAAATCAGGCAATCCTATGCTTGGGGAATCAGGGTTATCACAACTAAGGAGCAACAAACAAAATGCCAATGAAACTCAGAGGAAGAAACCAGAAAATTCTGTTTTTATTACAAGTAAAAGAAACATTGTTGCTGGTGGAACTGATGTTGTATTGAATGCATTGGCTGCATATTTTAGATATCTAGAAGGAACTGCTCGAGATGATTGGCAAGA GGTTCACCAAAAACTACGAGATGCTGAAATTCGAGCTGGGGCTTCATTTGGAACTCTTTTTGGATTTTCTCTGCAACTTGGAATCGTATCAAGTAGGAGAGTATTTTTTGAAGCTATAAAATATGAGAAGGAAAGAAATGCTGGGTTTTTATCACCATTTGGGTATTCCACTGCAACAGTTGCAGCTGCCATAAATGCAGTATGCTCAAGTGAG TGGTATTGGCTGCAGAGTTTGAAAAGCCTATATAGGAAGGAAGAATCATACTCGAAGAGATTTTGGAGATGGAGTGGCCACCTTATTCAG TACACAGTTGTTGGTTGCAAAGGGCCAGCTGTTGTTCTTGTCCATGGATTTGGGGCTTTCCTTGACCATTATCGTGATAACTTGAGTAATATAGCTGATGGTGGGAATCGAGTTTGGGCTCTCACTCTTTTAGGCTTTGGTCAGTCTGAAAAACCAAACATTATTTACAGTGAACTCATGTGGGCTGAATTGCTGCGCGACTTCATTGTTGAGGTTGTTGGGGAGCCAGTACATCTTGTGGGGAACTCGATAGGTG GTTACTTCATTTCGATTGTCGCTGGGCTTTGGCCTTTACTGGTCAAGTCTATTGTCCTTATGAACACTGCTGGAGATGTTATTCCAGGATATTCCTCTTTGCTATTCTCCAAG GAAAGACGAATTTCTGGGGCTGCTTGGTTGGGTTCAAGAGCACTTTTGCAATACTTGAGGTTCAGTACAAGAAGCCTGGTTAAGAGCTGTTATCCATCT CGGCCAGAAAGGGCCGACAATTGGCTTGTCATGGAAATGCTGAGAGCT TCATATGATCCTGGTTCAGTGGAGGTTTTGGAGAGCATTTTTAGCTTCAATTTGTCCATTCCACTAAATCACCTTCTTAGCAGATTGAAGGGGAAGGTTTTGATTATACAG GGGATGAGAGATCCAATAGCTGATTCTCGTTCCAAGCTTGCAATGTTCAGGGAGCATTGTGAAGGGATCCAAATCAAAGAACTTGATGCCG GCCATTGCCCCCATGATGAATGTCCGGAAGAAGTCAACACTATGATCCGTGAATGGATATTCACGACTGAGAACATAATTATCGACGAGAGTTTGAATTCATCAATCAGCTCGTCATGCACATAA